Part of the Nicotiana sylvestris chromosome 5, ASM39365v2, whole genome shotgun sequence genome is shown below.
aggtcggggagccgggggaagggtagttggttggccactactttcaccggttttatcttttcctttaccaaacatttttttcaaagtaaatgccatattaattataattatgcaaactaaaccacacaaaaatatattctaaaaacgtaagagttgaaacgagtttaccggattgccgaacaacttcttgaaaattgaaaatcgttgaacacttgaaaacttcaattcaacaacttcacaatttttcacgaaatttcaacaataaattaagtaattgtagtagagagattgagagagattgagagatattgagagatattgatgaattggtgaataaaaatgaaagaatgagggggtatttatagttgagaaatggggaaaagtgtaattatataaagtttgggggccaaatggccattttttaaacttaaaaacggtcatattttcagcccaaacggctagattttaaatatggccgttggagaattttaattttttttttttttaaaaaaaaaatagccgttgggcccgccaggaccggcccaggcccgcctgacggtcccgggctaaacggtcccgggctcgtgggctcaaccttgaagaccagcccgtgacgggtTCAGGAGGACCACCAAGACAGGCccacccaggaccggcccaccaggcccgttagggccgcgggcccggtccggtccggttcaggcccggcccaccgagcagcccTAATGCAATGTATAGCACAAACTTAGGTGAGCATGTCCTAATCATTTATTCTGTATTGTCAAAATTTGATATAAGTTAAGCTTGCCAGCTTACCGCAACACCTGTTCTTTGTTTGAGCTTAAAACCAATAACGTGAGTGAGTATTCGTGCAAAATTATACTGTAGTCATTTTattaaaagagaaggaaaaaagagAATTAATGTGCCCTAAGCTTAACAAAAGTCAAATTTCTTCAACGAAATGTCACAGTCCCACTAGAACTTCTTTAATCAAATGAAACTTCACTGCTCTTTCTTTCCAGAGCCCAagaaaatttctaacttttgcaATTAGCAAAGACCTTAGATAAATTCAATCTCCTTAGCCTccaagaaaaaagacaaaaaaaaaaaaaaaaagaatgaagaaaacgaGTATTACCCACTCCCACGTTGTCTTGGTCAGAGAAGCTGCCATTTTTGATTGACCATTCTAttaagaaactatatatagaTACACACTGCACAACATATTTAGCAGCAAATCAtcaacataaaaaaaaaaaaaaatacttagtAAAATAACAAAGAGTTCTCTTGGTTTTAAGCCCATCTACAATGGTCGAGCATTTTCATCAAGGTTATTTGGTAAATTTTCTGGTTCTAGGCTTGTTATTTTTAACTGCTGTTTCAGTTGAAGCTCGAGTTCGACATCATAAATGGGAGGTTAAGTATGAATATAAATCCCCAGATTGTTTCAAGAAGCTTTCTATTAGCATCAATGGCAAAACTCCAGGTCCTACCATTGTTGCTCAACAAGGTGACactattgttgttgaagtcaaaAATAGCTTGTTAACTGAAAATCTTGCTATCCATTGGCATGGTATTAGACAGGTAAATAtcccattttctttcaatttttttattaAGTGTCTTATCAATGTTATAgggaagaattaacctaaatagcaaTCCATCCAAccgcttaaattaaaaatagccacGGATGGGTAATATAAGTATTAttcatgtataatatatgtataactgTGTATAATCAGTGCATAATCTATGTATACCTACTaagaaaagtaaacaatgaaTTTGTTCAGCtatttatgtaaaaaaaaaaaaaaactcttttatATATTcattgcagattggaacaccatGGGCTGATGGAACAGAAGGAATCACACAATGCCCAGTTGTTCCAGGGGATACTTTTGTTTACAAATTTGTTGTTGATAGGGtaagtgttttttttttaaaagtatggAATTATATATTGTGAGATCAGTTTTCTAAGTAATTGTTTTGCAAATTTTGTGCAGCCTGGAACTTATTTGTACCATGCTCATTATGGTATGCAAAGACAAGCAGGGCTACAAGGAATGATCAAAGTATTGGTTCCAGATGGAGTTGTAGAGCCATTTTCATATGACTATGATAGAAACATTCTTCTTACTGATTGGTACCATAAGAGTACTTATGAACAAGCTACTGGTCTTGCTTCTTTACCTTTTGTTTGGGTTGATGAACCTCAGGTAATTAATTAATGTAATTATGTAACATTCAAAAAAATGTTTTGCTCTATTTTTCTGATAATGtttctaatattattttctttttctttttcagtcaCTCTTGATTCATGGAAGAGGAAGGTTCAATTGTTCTACTCCAGGCACAGATGTTACCCTTTGCAATGCTACAAACCCTCAATGTTCACCTTATTCAATGATTGTTATTCCTGGCAAGACTTATAGGCTTAGAATTGGAAGCTTGACTGCTCTTTCTGCTCTAAGTTTTGAAATTGAGGTAATTTTCTCACAGACCACAATTCCCCTTTATCAACaactcaaaaaaaataaaaaataaataaattagttTGTTACTAATGGAATTTTACATTGCAGGGGCATAATATGACAGTTGTTGAGGCAGATGGTTACTATGTAGAGCCATTTGTGGTACAAAAGCTCTTTCTTTATTCAGGAGAAACATACTCAGTCCTAATCAAAGCTGATCAAGATCCTTCAAGAAATTATTGGGCTAGTACCAAAGTGGTCAGTAGATCCAGTGCTACTCCAAATGGTTTGGGCATTATTAATTACTACCCAAACCATCCTAGGAGAGCCCCTCCTACTATACCACCTGCGGGGCCCCATTGGAACGATGTAGCCCCGAGGGTGGCTCAGAGTGTTGCAATCAAATCCCACAAGGATTTCATTCACACTCCTCCTAAAACATCGGACAGGGTCATTATCATGCTCAATACCCAAAACAGGATAAATGGTTTCGTGCGTTGGTCTGTCAACAATGTATCGTTCAACATGCCCCATACGCCTTATCTGATCGCCCTTAAGCACAACTTATTGCATACTTTCG
Proteins encoded:
- the LOC104214620 gene encoding L-ascorbate oxidase codes for the protein MVEHFHQGYLVNFLVLGLLFLTAVSVEARVRHHKWEVKYEYKSPDCFKKLSISINGKTPGPTIVAQQGDTIVVEVKNSLLTENLAIHWHGIRQIGTPWADGTEGITQCPVVPGDTFVYKFVVDRPGTYLYHAHYGMQRQAGLQGMIKVLVPDGVVEPFSYDYDRNILLTDWYHKSTYEQATGLASLPFVWVDEPQSLLIHGRGRFNCSTPGTDVTLCNATNPQCSPYSMIVIPGKTYRLRIGSLTALSALSFEIEGHNMTVVEADGYYVEPFVVQKLFLYSGETYSVLIKADQDPSRNYWASTKVVSRSSATPNGLGIINYYPNHPRRAPPTIPPAGPHWNDVAPRVAQSVAIKSHKDFIHTPPKTSDRVIIMLNTQNRINGFVRWSVNNVSFNMPHTPYLIALKHNLLHTFEQTPPPENYNHENYDIFSVQKNVNATTSNSIYRLKFNTTVDIILQNANTMNPKNSETHPWHLHGHDFWVMGYGNGKFNQSIDPKNYNLVNPIMKNTIPVHPYGWTALRFRADNPGVWAFHCHIESHFFMGMGVVFEEGIDKVGKLPTSIMGCGDSKRFHSP